The Candidatus Acidiferrales bacterium genome segment GACGTCGCTGCGGTGGCCGTCGAGGGCAACATAGGCGGTGCCTTCCTCGAAGTGCGAAGCTTCAATGCGGCTGACGTAGAGGTTCTTGGCCAGGCTTGCCCCGCCAACGGCGGGGCCGGCTGCGCCCGGACTTGTCGGGGTGATGTTGCCGGCCACGTTGGTCCACGTAGCACCGCCATCCTGGGTCACCTGGATGTTGCCGTCGTCGGTGCCGGCCCAGATGATGGCTCCCCCGCCACCGGCGGGGCCGGGCTTCAGGGGAGACTCGGAGAGGCTGACGATGGTGCAATGCGTCTCAGCGCCCGAGCCTGCTGCTGTCATCTTCTGTGGGTCCTGAGTGCTCAGGTCCGGGCTGATGGGGTCCCAGCGATCGCCGCGCTCGGTCAGCTTGAACAGGCGATTCCCGCCGAAGTAAAGCGTCTTCGCGTCGTGATGGGAGATCACAAAGGGTGAGTTCCAATTGAACCGGTAGCCGGCTTCGCCTTCTTTGGGAATGGGCTTCAAGTTCTTGCGCTCTCCGGTGCGGCGGTTGAGTCGAAACAGGTTTCCGCCTTGAGACTCGGCGTAAACGATGTCCGGGTCGTCGGGATCACTGGCCACGTGAAAGCCATCGCCGCCGCCGATGCGGTACCAATCGGCGTTGGTGATGCCGTCGAGGTTGCGCGAGGCGCTGGGCCCGCACCAGCTCCCATTGTCTTGCAGGCCGCCGCAGATGAAGTAGGGCCTGCGCCGGTCCACGTTCACGTTGTAGAACTCTCCGACCGCCAGGTGATTGACAAAGTCCCAACTCTTCGCGCGGTCGTAGCTCAGGTAGATTCCGCCGTCGCTGCCGAGGAGCAGGTGATTGGAGTTGGCGGGATTGATCCACATGGCATGGAAGTCACCATGAATGCCCGTGCCGCCGTCGTTGCGGAACGTTTTGCCGCCATCCTCGGTGATGTAGAACCGCGCACCCAGAACATAGATGTTGGCCTCGTTCTGTGGATCCACTCGAACCTTGCTGTAGTAAAAGGGACGCGGGTTGACCTCGGAGAGCCGTTTCCAGCTCTCACCCTTGTCCTCCGAGCGAAAGAGCCCGCCCTCGCGGCTTCTTTCCTCGATGCTCCGCGTGCGGCCGCCCAAATCGGATTCGATGATCACATAGACCACGTTGGGGTTTTTCCGGTAAATGTCTATGCCGATCCGGCCGAGCGGCCCGGCAGGCAGGCCCTGGGTCAACTTCTGCCAGGTCTTCCCCGCGTCGGACGATTTGTAGAGACCTGAGCCAGGGCCGCCGCTCGTGAAATTCCACGGCGTGCGACGCCGCTGGTAGGCGGCCGCGTAAACGATGTTCGGGTCTCCCGGATCAATGGCCACGTCCACGACGCCCGTCGCGCTGCCAGCGGGGCCGGTGTCAGCGTCAATCTGCAACACGGCTGTCCAGGTCTTGCCGCCGTCCGTGGTCTTGTAAAGGCCGCGTTCCGGGTTGGCTCCCCAGAGGTGCCCGAGCGCCGCCACGTAAACCGTGTTGGTATCCGCGGGATGGATGGCGATGCGGCCGATGTCGTGGCTGTCCTGTAGGCCCACGTTCGACCAGGTCTTGCCGCCGTCGGTGGACTTATAGACGCCGTTCCCCCAGGAAGAGCTGTTGCGGTTGTTGGCTTCGCCGGTGCCCACCCAGACGATGTTCGGGTCGGATTGAGAAACGGCCACCGCCCCGACCGACGCCACCGCTTCGCGGTCAAAAACAGGTGTCCAGGTGACGCCATTGTTCGTGGTCTTCCACACGCCGCCCGTCCCGAGGCCGGCGAAAATGGTGTCGGGGTTGCTTTCCAGCACTGCGAAATCGGCCACTCGGCCGCCCATATTGGCCGGGCCGACCGACCGCCACTTGAAGCTCTTGAAGAGCAGTGGGTCAACTTGAACTGTGGCGGGCGCCGGAATGGGAGGAGTGCTCGGAGTTGCTTTTTCCTTACTTTTTGGGACGACTTTTCGCGATTTGGCCCGCCTTTCGGTACCACCGGGCGCGGGCTGCTGGGCGTAGCTCGAATGATCTGGAAAGTTCAACACGAGAAGGAAAAAGATCCCGACGAGAACTGCTGTTCGCTTAAAGGCTGGTTTCACGGCATTAACCCTCTGCTTTCTGGCGCTGGATGGTAGTCTCCTTGAAATGCGGATTTCAACCATCTTTGGGGTGCGGCGGCTAGCTGCCTTCCGAGAGCGGGAGCAAGCTCCCGCACTCCAGATGGAAATGCTTCGAGTGGCGCATGCCCGTGGCGGCGCTCTTCGTTTCAGTAGGTCCACCCGCGGATGCAATCCCGGCAGTAGAGAGAATCGGTGGCCGGGTCGAGGTAGGCTTCGCGACGAATGACGCTCGTGCCGCAGTGGTCACAGCAATCTTCGACCAGGAGAAGAGCATCGTCACCTGGCGGGATGCCCACGTCCCGAAGGAAATTCTTGTCCGCGTCCGTCAAGACGAGTTGGGCGCGCCGCACGAGAATGCGATGCACGTCGGGCGGCTTGAGCCCGGCCAGCGGAATCGGCTTCCGTTTATCGGTCATGCTTCCAAAAGCAACTTAAGAAATGACGCGAATCCTTTTCCCAAAGTAGAGATAGCAGCGAAGGCGTTCGAGCAGCTCGTGCCACTCGTGAAAGCGTTGCCACTCGGCGCCGCCGGGTCCCACGAGCCCGGTGTGGTGGAGGGAGACAAGAGTGCCGTAAGGCGCGCGGCCGGCGGCCAGGCGCACTTCGCTGGGGCGGCGAGTGCCCTCCCAGGTGAAGGCGACATGGCTCCCCCGCGCAATCTCCAGGAACGTTCCTGAATCGAGTCGCCCACGCCACCCCCAAAGAAATTTGCCGCCCACCTTTGGCGCGAGAGTCACTTTTCCGGGAAGGATTTTGGCCATTTCTCCGGCATGGAGCCAGGTGCGAATGACATCTCCCGGGGTGCCGCGCACCAAAGCGCGCAGCAGGATATCATTTCCACCGGGCTGGAATTCCAGGTAAGTCTTGAAGCGCAGCAGGAAGTCGGCCCAACCGTAGCGATAGTCCTCGAGATTGGCGCGGCGCAGGTCGGCTTGCTGCACGACGGTC includes the following:
- a CDS encoding SRPBCC family protein, which gives rise to MAKKEMGPVGESLAVAVPPARAWQALTSPSELSRILLGRVELEPKPGASFRWHWGIWEKVAAKRGDYAWRGSVLDAVPGSTLVLGDPRQVGVVCFTVKGDADASLVTVVQQADLRRANLEDYRYGWADFLLRFKTYLEFQPGGNDILLRALVRGTPGDVIRTWLHAGEMAKILPGKVTLAPKVGGKFLWGWRGRLDSGTFLEIARGSHVAFTWEGTRRPSEVRLAAGRAPYGTLVSLHHTGLVGPGGAEWQRFHEWHELLERLRCYLYFGKRIRVIS